A genome region from Bacteroidales bacterium includes the following:
- a CDS encoding PKD domain-containing protein: MKKLYLLLTLLGMLVFAFRADAQESQGVINDGPQHPTLIMTGTYLGEVPSIASQIANGTFIPAENVIKEFNPKKWGANTAVPGKGLPIGNDPLMAQQSRAPMQQGRAPILTFEAASATATPTDPTGAVGPNHFVNAWNTSFRIWDKAGNPLTAVASLGTVLPGTMGDPIVIYDQFADRWLITEFYSNGFYVAISQGPDPVNDGWYNYSFATNTFPDYPKFSLWSDGYYITANKDQTSASTSQVVFALERNKMLTGDPTAQMIGFPLTGIVTSGFYSPLGFNVTGNTMPPAGNAPIVYMQDDSWSGVSSDHLKLWSVNVNWTTPASSTISSPQVINTAAFDGLFDGGSFSNLPQPSGSDIDALQATIMYMAQYRRFPTYNCAVFNFVVDLNGADNLAGIRWYELRQTTDGAPWSIYQEGTYTQPNGHSAFSGNMCMDMNGNIALAYTTVSTTQFPSLRYTGRYASDPLGTMTLAEEVIVNGTQSDPATRYGDYSQMTIDPSDDVTFWSIGEYFNSGRKNHVGVFNIAPPALTARFSGTPTNICSGGTVNFTDNSLGGPISWSWNFGDPASGANNTSSLQNPSHTYATAGSYTVTLTVTDAETATSTEIKTNYIVVKDVIAAFTGTPATVVVGNSVTFTDNSSCSPTAWDWSFPGGTPSSYSGQTPPAIQYSTIGVYDVTLTVTKGSSTDTKTMTGYINVMAPEFNMANGSITTCTGNFYDSGGVAGSYANSLNLTETFYPSTPGAMVRMTFSSFSTESGYDYLRIYNGTSTSDALIGTYHGTTGPGTVTASNASGALTFNFTSDGSVPGTGWSASISCFSNLDPPIAAFTASSTSPAMNTTVTLTDQSTSTPTSWAWSITPASFTFAGGTTANSQNPQIQFSATGLYSVTLTVTNANGTDSEIKTNYINVLPFAYCTPIYTTGTGYGDYISLVQLGSINNATGASATPFYTYYNSLSTDLNLNEAYTITLSPGTYSSGNYIAVWIDYNKNGTFETTEKLGVISIAPTPATGTIAFTVPADATPGTTRMRVREVWNTNAFDACTSNGYGEVEDYNVNIVSPDRNLNLTVFIEGLYNGTSMNQAQSGTGNQFPGTIADQIIVELHSTTAPYDLVAGPFTVNINTDGTASATLPTSLNSSYYVVIKHRNSIETWSSAGVSFGGAGAVSYNFTSAASQAFNNNMKQVGSVWVIYGGDASQDGLVDGSDMALIDNASTLVLSGYNPEDVNGDGIVDGSDMANIDNNSTLVIQVQKP, from the coding sequence ATGAAAAAGTTGTACTTACTATTAACTCTGCTTGGAATGCTGGTATTCGCATTTCGAGCTGATGCCCAGGAAAGCCAGGGAGTGATAAATGACGGACCTCAACATCCAACCCTGATCATGACCGGAACCTATTTGGGAGAGGTTCCATCCATTGCTTCACAGATTGCTAATGGAACCTTTATTCCTGCAGAAAATGTTATCAAGGAATTCAACCCTAAGAAATGGGGCGCAAACACAGCAGTCCCAGGCAAGGGATTACCTATCGGGAACGACCCTTTAATGGCTCAGCAATCACGGGCACCAATGCAGCAAGGCCGGGCACCAATCCTTACTTTTGAGGCAGCCAGTGCTACTGCAACGCCTACTGATCCAACTGGAGCTGTTGGACCTAATCATTTCGTCAATGCCTGGAATACCTCTTTCAGAATTTGGGATAAAGCAGGAAATCCTTTAACAGCTGTTGCTTCCCTTGGAACAGTGTTACCTGGAACCATGGGTGATCCCATTGTGATCTATGACCAATTCGCTGATCGTTGGCTAATAACTGAATTCTATTCTAATGGTTTTTATGTTGCCATTTCTCAAGGGCCAGATCCAGTAAATGATGGATGGTATAATTATTCCTTTGCCACAAACACTTTCCCTGACTATCCTAAATTTTCCCTCTGGTCAGATGGATATTATATCACTGCTAATAAAGACCAGACTTCTGCAAGTACAAGCCAGGTGGTTTTTGCTCTTGAAAGGAATAAAATGCTTACTGGTGATCCAACCGCACAAATGATTGGATTTCCACTCACAGGTATTGTTACCAGCGGTTTCTATAGCCCACTTGGATTCAATGTAACAGGAAACACCATGCCTCCTGCCGGAAATGCTCCAATTGTCTATATGCAGGACGATTCATGGTCAGGCGTTTCATCTGACCACCTCAAACTTTGGTCGGTAAATGTAAACTGGACTACTCCAGCCAGTTCTACTATATCCAGTCCCCAGGTGATCAATACTGCAGCTTTTGATGGATTATTCGATGGCGGCTCTTTCTCAAACCTGCCTCAACCTTCAGGAAGTGATATTGATGCACTTCAGGCAACAATTATGTACATGGCTCAATATCGCCGATTCCCCACATACAATTGTGCAGTATTCAATTTTGTAGTTGACCTGAATGGTGCAGATAACCTTGCAGGTATCCGCTGGTATGAACTAAGACAAACCACTGATGGCGCTCCCTGGTCCATTTACCAGGAGGGTACCTATACACAACCTAATGGCCATAGCGCTTTTAGCGGAAATATGTGTATGGATATGAATGGGAATATTGCCCTCGCCTATACCACTGTTAGCACAACTCAGTTCCCTTCATTACGATATACAGGCCGTTATGCTAGTGATCCGCTGGGAACTATGACACTGGCAGAAGAGGTTATTGTGAATGGAACTCAAAGTGACCCTGCAACCAGGTATGGGGATTATTCACAGATGACCATTGACCCTTCCGATGATGTGACTTTCTGGTCAATCGGTGAGTATTTTAATAGTGGCCGTAAAAATCATGTGGGTGTTTTCAATATTGCACCTCCTGCTCTTACAGCCAGGTTTTCCGGAACTCCTACTAATATTTGTTCAGGGGGTACTGTGAATTTTACTGACAACTCACTTGGTGGCCCTATATCCTGGAGCTGGAATTTCGGCGACCCGGCCAGCGGTGCAAATAATACTTCCTCTTTGCAGAATCCTTCTCATACTTATGCAACTGCAGGTAGTTATACCGTTACTCTTACCGTTACTGATGCTGAAACTGCAACCAGTACTGAGATAAAAACCAATTATATTGTTGTTAAGGATGTAATAGCAGCTTTTACGGGTACTCCAGCCACGGTTGTAGTTGGTAACTCAGTTACTTTTACTGATAATTCTTCTTGTAGTCCAACTGCCTGGGACTGGTCATTCCCCGGTGGAACACCATCAAGCTATTCAGGTCAAACTCCACCTGCAATTCAATACAGTACCATTGGCGTTTATGATGTTACTCTGACTGTTACAAAAGGCAGTAGTACGGATACTAAGACCATGACAGGCTATATTAATGTAATGGCTCCTGAGTTCAATATGGCAAATGGTTCAATTACTACCTGTACCGGGAATTTCTATGATTCAGGTGGGGTTGCTGGTAGTTATGCTAATAGCCTGAATCTGACAGAAACATTTTATCCTTCAACACCTGGTGCTATGGTTAGAATGACATTTAGCTCCTTTAGCACTGAGTCGGGTTATGATTACCTGAGGATTTATAACGGCACCTCAACTTCTGACGCCTTAATCGGTACCTATCATGGTACTACCGGGCCTGGAACAGTTACTGCCAGCAATGCTTCTGGCGCATTGACGTTTAACTTTACTTCAGATGGAAGCGTACCAGGAACTGGCTGGTCAGCTAGTATAAGCTGTTTTAGCAACCTGGATCCGCCAATTGCTGCATTTACTGCATCTAGCACCAGCCCTGCGATGAATACAACAGTTACTTTAACTGATCAATCCACCAGTACACCTACCTCCTGGGCCTGGAGTATCACCCCTGCATCTTTCACTTTTGCCGGCGGTACTACAGCCAATTCTCAGAACCCGCAGATCCAGTTCTCTGCTACAGGTTTATATAGCGTTACATTAACAGTCACCAACGCTAATGGAACCGACTCAGAAATAAAAACCAACTATATTAACGTTCTTCCATTTGCCTATTGTACTCCTATCTATACTACAGGTACAGGTTATGGTGATTATATTTCTTTAGTTCAGTTGGGATCAATAAATAATGCAACGGGAGCATCAGCTACTCCTTTTTATACCTATTACAATAGTTTATCAACCGATCTCAACTTGAATGAAGCTTATACGATTACTTTGAGTCCTGGTACCTATTCAAGTGGTAATTACATAGCTGTATGGATTGATTATAATAAGAACGGAACTTTTGAGACCACTGAAAAACTTGGAGTGATTTCAATTGCTCCAACTCCTGCCACCGGCACAATTGCTTTTACAGTTCCTGCAGATGCAACTCCCGGTACCACCCGAATGAGAGTAAGGGAAGTTTGGAATACAAATGCATTCGATGCTTGTACCAGCAATGGATATGGTGAGGTTGAAGACTATAATGTAAATATTGTATCACCCGACCGCAATTTAAACCTTACTGTATTTATTGAAGGCCTCTATAATGGAACCAGCATGAATCAGGCACAGAGTGGAACCGGTAATCAATTCCCGGGTACCATTGCCGACCAGATCATTGTAGAATTGCATAGTACAACAGCACCTTATGACCTGGTAGCCGGTCCATTCACTGTAAATATCAATACTGACGGAACTGCTTCTGCAACATTACCGACTTCTTTAAATAGCAGTTATTATGTTGTTATAAAGCATAGGAACAGCATTGAAACATGGAGCAGTGCAGGAGTATCTTTTGGAGGAGCAGGTGCTGTTTCATATAACTTCACTTCAGCTGCTTCGCAAGCCTTTAACAATAACATGAAACAAGTTGGAAGTGTGTGGGTTATTTATGGAGGTGATGCTTCACAGGATGGTTTGGTTGATGGTAGCGATATGGCTCTGATCGATAATGCTAGCACATTGGTACTTTCGGGATATAATCCAGAAGATGTTAATGGAGATGGTATTGTTGATGGATCTGATATGGCTAACATTGATAATAATTCCACTTTAGTAATTCAGGTACAAAAACCTTAA